One part of the Corynebacterium sp. CNCTC7651 genome encodes these proteins:
- the manA gene encoding mannose-6-phosphate isomerase, class I yields the protein MEYLEGALRTYPWGSRTLLASLRGTPAPAPTPEAELWFGAHPAAPSRVDGALLDAVISNDPEAALGARVAADFDGQLPFLVKLLAAGEPLSIQAHPSAAQAREGFERENALGIALNDSRRNYKDPNPKPELIVALTKFHALAGFRPVAQTQQLFAVLGGLGRYAGVLDPAQPSESLRTIFTTLISLPSALRLALLEDVATAAAELAETAPEPWMAEVARTFLRLADRYPGDVGALAALLLNHVTLQPGDALYLAAGQLHAYLSGLGVEVMANSDNVLRGGLTSKHVDVPELVRVLDFSELSDPHAPAEVADGTTLFNLPIDAFTVSRHRLGAGSELRADTDGPAVVLCTAGRAQTGGSGGSSGSGEFALTPGQAAWIPASDPAVTFTAADGEGAEQFAELFYVRA from the coding sequence ATGGAGTACCTCGAGGGGGCGCTGCGCACGTACCCGTGGGGGTCGCGCACGCTCCTCGCATCCTTACGCGGTACGCCAGCTCCCGCACCGACGCCTGAGGCGGAGCTTTGGTTCGGCGCGCACCCTGCCGCACCCTCGCGTGTCGACGGCGCTTTGCTCGACGCCGTCATTTCCAACGACCCCGAGGCTGCCTTGGGCGCGCGGGTCGCCGCCGACTTTGACGGGCAGCTCCCATTCCTGGTCAAGCTGCTGGCTGCTGGGGAGCCGCTCTCCATCCAGGCGCACCCGTCCGCCGCGCAGGCGCGGGAAGGCTTCGAGCGCGAGAACGCGCTGGGGATTGCCCTGAATGATTCCCGCCGCAATTACAAGGATCCGAACCCGAAGCCGGAGCTCATCGTTGCGTTGACGAAATTCCACGCGCTGGCCGGCTTCCGGCCGGTGGCGCAAACGCAGCAGCTGTTCGCCGTGCTGGGTGGCCTCGGCCGCTACGCCGGCGTACTAGACCCCGCCCAGCCGAGCGAGAGCCTGCGGACCATTTTCACCACGCTGATCTCGCTGCCGTCGGCACTGCGATTGGCCCTGCTGGAGGATGTGGCCACGGCCGCGGCAGAGCTGGCTGAGACCGCCCCAGAGCCGTGGATGGCCGAGGTAGCACGCACGTTTCTGCGGCTGGCCGACCGCTACCCGGGCGATGTCGGCGCGCTTGCGGCGCTGCTACTCAACCACGTCACCCTGCAGCCGGGTGACGCGCTGTACCTCGCCGCAGGTCAGCTCCACGCCTACCTCTCGGGGCTCGGCGTGGAGGTGATGGCCAACTCGGACAACGTGCTCCGCGGCGGCCTGACATCCAAGCATGTGGACGTGCCGGAGCTGGTCCGCGTGTTGGACTTCAGCGAACTGTCGGACCCGCACGCGCCTGCGGAGGTCGCGGACGGCACCACGTTGTTCAACTTGCCAATCGACGCCTTCACCGTCTCCCGCCACCGCCTTGGCGCAGGTAGCGAGCTCCGTGCAGATACAGACGGCCCCGCCGTCGTGCTGTGCACCGCTGGCCGCGCCCAAACCGGCGGCTCCGGCGGCTCCAGCGGCTCCGGCGAGTTCGCGCTCACGCCGGGCCAAGCGGCGTGGATCCCCGCCTCCGACCCAGCCGTGACCTTCACCGCGGCCGACGGGGAGGGCGCTGAGCAGTTTGCAGAGCTGTTTTACGTGCGGGCGTGA
- a CDS encoding DUF4259 domain-containing protein: protein MSTWETEIFSAEENADFLDDLAELEPEEILEAVRDAVLLASDGASPSEEERLNGLAAATIAAIWSGAPFSAGEIAETYPFIRSNPGDISEKLAEAAVSVLENADANGDTDVDQFIEALS, encoded by the coding sequence ATGAGCACGTGGGAGACCGAGATCTTCTCCGCCGAGGAAAACGCCGATTTTCTGGATGATCTGGCGGAATTGGAGCCGGAGGAAATCCTTGAAGCGGTCCGTGATGCGGTGCTGCTGGCGTCCGATGGTGCGTCGCCGAGCGAGGAGGAGCGCCTGAACGGCCTCGCCGCCGCCACGATCGCGGCCATCTGGTCCGGCGCCCCGTTCTCCGCGGGCGAGATCGCGGAGACCTACCCGTTCATCCGCTCCAACCCGGGCGACATCAGCGAAAAACTGGCGGAGGCTGCGGTATCTGTGCTGGAGAACGCGGACGCGAACGGCGATACGGACGTGGACCAGTTCATCGAGGCGCTTTCCTAA
- the ahcY gene encoding adenosylhomocysteinase — MPNYKIADISLHESGRKQIELAEYEMPGLMALREEYREEQPLAGARIAGSIHMTTQTAVLIETLTALGAEVRWASCNIFSTEDAAAAAVVVGKQGSPEDPQGVPVFAWKGETLDEYWWCLNQVFDWGEGVYPNMILDDGGDATMAVIKGSEFERAGAVPQPQEGDSDEQIAFYTMLREVLEQDKDRWTTTAEHVKGVTEETTTGVHRLYHFAKEGLLPFPAMNVNDAVTKSKFDNRYGTRHSVIDGINRATDVLIGGKRALVCGYGDVGKGVAEALDGQGAIVSVTEVDPINALQALMDGYQVVTVEDAIADADIVITATGNLGIITFEHMLQMKDHAILGNIGHFDNEIDMHSLIHRDDVTRTNIKPQVDLFDLPSGNAIIVLSEGRLLNLGNATGHPSFVMSNSFADQTIAQIELFTNGDNYDNEVYRLPKILDEKVARIHVEALGGTLTELSKEQAEYIGVDVAGPYKPEHYRY, encoded by the coding sequence ATGCCTAACTACAAGATCGCGGACATCTCGCTGCACGAGTCCGGCCGCAAGCAGATTGAACTTGCAGAGTACGAGATGCCGGGGCTCATGGCGCTGCGCGAGGAGTACCGCGAGGAGCAGCCGCTGGCCGGCGCGCGGATCGCGGGCTCCATCCACATGACCACGCAGACCGCCGTGCTCATTGAGACGTTGACGGCGCTGGGTGCGGAGGTCCGGTGGGCTTCGTGCAACATTTTCTCGACGGAGGATGCGGCGGCGGCTGCTGTTGTCGTCGGCAAGCAAGGAAGCCCCGAAGATCCCCAGGGTGTGCCGGTGTTCGCCTGGAAGGGTGAGACCCTGGATGAGTACTGGTGGTGCCTGAACCAGGTGTTCGACTGGGGTGAGGGCGTGTACCCGAACATGATCCTGGACGACGGCGGCGACGCCACCATGGCCGTGATCAAGGGCTCCGAGTTCGAGCGCGCGGGTGCCGTGCCGCAGCCGCAGGAGGGCGACTCGGACGAGCAGATCGCGTTCTACACCATGCTGCGCGAGGTGCTGGAGCAGGACAAGGACCGCTGGACGACAACCGCGGAGCACGTCAAGGGCGTGACGGAGGAGACCACCACCGGCGTGCACCGCCTCTACCACTTTGCCAAGGAGGGCCTGCTGCCGTTCCCGGCGATGAACGTGAATGACGCAGTGACCAAGTCCAAGTTTGACAACCGCTACGGCACCCGCCACTCCGTGATCGACGGCATCAACCGCGCGACCGACGTGCTAATCGGCGGCAAGCGCGCGCTGGTGTGCGGCTACGGCGACGTGGGCAAGGGCGTTGCGGAAGCGCTGGACGGCCAGGGCGCGATCGTGTCCGTGACCGAGGTGGACCCGATCAACGCGCTGCAGGCGCTCATGGACGGCTACCAGGTGGTCACGGTGGAGGACGCGATCGCGGACGCGGACATCGTGATTACGGCCACCGGCAACCTGGGCATTATCACCTTCGAGCACATGCTGCAGATGAAGGACCACGCGATCCTGGGCAACATCGGCCACTTCGACAACGAGATTGACATGCACTCGCTGATTCACCGCGACGATGTCACCCGCACCAACATCAAGCCGCAGGTGGACCTGTTCGACCTGCCGAGCGGCAACGCCATCATTGTGCTGTCTGAGGGGCGCCTGCTGAACCTGGGTAACGCGACCGGCCACCCGTCCTTCGTCATGTCCAACTCGTTTGCGGACCAGACCATCGCGCAGATTGAGCTCTTCACCAACGGCGACAACTACGATAACGAGGTGTACCGCCTGCCCAAGATCCTGGACGAGAAGGTGGCCCGCATCCACGTCGAGGCGCTCGGCGGCACGCTCACGGAGCTGAGCAAGGAGCAGGCCGAGTACATCGGCGTCGACGTCGCCGGCCCGTACAAGCCCGAGCACTACCGCTACTAG
- a CDS encoding dTMP kinase, translated as MIIAVEGIDGAGKRTLVDGILQDLNAESVATLAFPRYEESAAAQLAQAALHGAMGDMTDSPYAMAAMFALDRHGARDTLLRAADNPDEVLILDRYAASNAAYTWARSGDETAVRWVEELEFSKLGLPRPDLQVFVDTPPEVASARAVQRAEDDPQRARDRYERDAGLQLATYEAYLRLAERSWAGPWVVSTDPAVIMRSINDSC; from the coding sequence ATGATCATTGCGGTCGAGGGCATCGACGGCGCTGGTAAGCGCACGCTTGTCGACGGTATTTTGCAGGACCTCAACGCGGAAAGCGTTGCCACCTTGGCGTTTCCGCGCTACGAGGAGTCCGCGGCGGCGCAGCTCGCCCAGGCCGCGCTGCACGGCGCGATGGGCGATATGACGGACTCGCCGTACGCCATGGCGGCGATGTTCGCGCTGGACCGCCATGGTGCGCGCGACACGCTTCTGCGCGCGGCGGACAACCCGGACGAGGTGCTGATCCTGGACCGCTACGCCGCCTCCAACGCCGCGTACACGTGGGCGCGCTCCGGCGACGAAACCGCGGTGCGTTGGGTAGAAGAGCTCGAGTTTTCCAAGCTTGGGCTGCCGCGGCCGGATTTGCAAGTGTTCGTCGATACGCCGCCCGAGGTGGCGTCGGCACGCGCGGTGCAGCGCGCCGAGGATGACCCGCAGCGGGCCCGCGACCGCTACGAGCGCGATGCCGGGCTCCAGCTGGCGACGTATGAGGCGTACCTGCGCCTGGCCGAGCGCTCCTGGGCGGGTCCCTGGGTGGTTTCGACTGATCCGGCCGTTATCATGCGGAGTATCAACGATTCTTGCTAA
- the mtrA gene encoding MtrAB system response regulator MtrA produces MPPKILVVDDDPAINEMLTIVLEAEGFATESVTDGAAAVPTFRSTNPDLILLDLMLPGMNGIDICREIRKESGVPIVMLTAKTDTVDVVLGLESGADDYITKPFKPKELVARIRARLRRTDEEPSEILHIGDLTIDVPQHMVTRDGQEIGLTPLEFDLLLEMARRPNQVHTREELLENVWGYRNASDTRLVNVHVQRLRSKIEHDPENPEIILTVRGVGYKTGRTEA; encoded by the coding sequence ATGCCGCCGAAGATTTTGGTTGTAGACGACGATCCAGCAATCAACGAGATGCTGACCATCGTGCTCGAGGCTGAAGGCTTTGCGACGGAATCGGTCACCGACGGCGCCGCGGCCGTGCCCACGTTCCGTTCCACCAACCCGGACCTGATCCTGCTGGACCTGATGCTGCCGGGCATGAACGGCATTGACATCTGCCGCGAAATCCGCAAGGAATCCGGCGTGCCGATCGTGATGCTCACCGCGAAAACGGACACGGTGGATGTGGTTCTGGGCCTGGAATCCGGGGCGGACGACTACATCACCAAGCCCTTCAAGCCGAAGGAGCTGGTGGCCCGAATCCGCGCCCGCCTGCGCCGCACGGACGAGGAACCGTCCGAGATCCTGCACATCGGTGACTTGACCATCGATGTGCCGCAGCACATGGTCACCCGCGACGGCCAAGAGATCGGCCTCACCCCGCTGGAGTTCGACCTGCTGCTGGAGATGGCGCGCCGCCCCAACCAGGTGCACACCCGCGAGGAGCTGCTGGAGAACGTGTGGGGTTACCGCAACGCGTCCGACACCCGTCTGGTCAACGTCCACGTGCAGCGCCTGCGCTCCAAGATTGAACATGACCCGGAGAACCCGGAGATCATCCTCACCGTGCGCGGCGTGGGCTACAAGACCGGCCGGACGGAGGCATAG
- the mtrB gene encoding MtrAB system histidine kinase MtrB: MNRLKRAGERASESWRTSLQVRFVGTVLLVSTVVMLVLGFTLATVVSQRIAQSKIDAASVEIDRARVVVEEQIDTTSSTSSLQARLNSARASLTQRTQQGSDVANVYEPVLLVQSSLGVVTSSPESYRVPDRLVEYVSQGNVAYQFAVVERPDGSPYNALIIGTPTDSDVPNLQLYLVTNMDDEASTLALMRGILASAVLIVIVLLVGIAWLASQQIVAPVRSASRTAERFAAGHLRERMPVEGEDEIAVLALSFNNMADKLSRQINQLEEYGDLQRQFTSDVSHELRTPLTTVRMAADLIAADQDSLDPSARRASELMTRELDRFEALLNDLLEISRHDAGVADLASTRMDARGPIESAWAQTHHLAEELNVEVQFDIPDTQVEIEGDPRRIERIVRNLIANAIDHSEGNPVHVALFENEEAVAVTVTDCGVGLKPGQEELVFNRFWRADKSRKRHSGGTGLGLAIAREDAQLHRGTLDAAGVPGVGSQFRLVLPRHPEEGYTHAPVELQAPGEPDDVAEARALAEGADEAVAEVDCTEQSSASEVPREP; the protein is encoded by the coding sequence GTGAACCGGCTGAAGCGTGCGGGGGAGCGCGCCTCCGAATCTTGGCGCACCTCCCTCCAGGTGCGCTTCGTGGGCACCGTCTTGCTCGTATCGACGGTGGTGATGCTGGTCCTCGGGTTCACCCTGGCCACCGTTGTGTCCCAGCGCATCGCCCAATCCAAGATCGACGCGGCGAGTGTGGAAATTGACCGCGCCCGCGTGGTGGTGGAGGAGCAGATTGACACCACCAGCTCCACGTCTTCGCTCCAGGCGCGCCTGAACAGCGCCCGCGCGAGCTTGACCCAGCGCACCCAGCAAGGTTCCGACGTGGCCAACGTGTACGAGCCAGTGCTGCTGGTGCAAAGTTCGCTGGGTGTGGTCACGTCCTCGCCGGAGTCCTACCGGGTGCCGGACAGGTTGGTGGAGTACGTCTCTCAAGGCAACGTGGCGTACCAATTCGCGGTGGTGGAGCGGCCGGACGGGTCGCCGTACAACGCGCTGATCATCGGCACACCGACCGATTCGGACGTGCCCAACCTGCAGCTCTACCTGGTCACCAACATGGACGATGAGGCCTCCACGCTCGCGCTTATGCGCGGCATCCTGGCGTCTGCCGTCTTGATCGTGATCGTGCTACTGGTGGGCATTGCGTGGCTGGCGTCCCAGCAGATCGTCGCCCCGGTGCGCTCCGCCTCCCGCACCGCGGAACGTTTCGCCGCCGGCCACCTGCGTGAACGCATGCCGGTCGAGGGCGAAGACGAAATAGCGGTGCTTGCCCTTTCCTTCAACAACATGGCGGACAAGCTCTCGCGCCAGATCAACCAGCTCGAGGAGTACGGCGACTTGCAGCGCCAGTTCACCTCCGACGTGTCGCATGAGCTGCGCACGCCGCTGACCACGGTGCGCATGGCCGCGGACTTGATCGCCGCGGACCAGGACTCGCTCGACCCCTCCGCCCGCCGCGCCTCCGAGCTGATGACGCGCGAGCTGGACCGCTTCGAGGCCCTGCTCAACGATCTGCTGGAGATTTCCCGCCATGACGCGGGCGTGGCGGACCTGGCCAGCACCCGCATGGACGCCCGCGGCCCGATCGAGTCCGCCTGGGCACAAACGCACCACCTTGCGGAGGAGCTCAACGTCGAAGTGCAGTTCGACATCCCGGACACCCAAGTCGAGATTGAGGGAGACCCGCGCCGCATCGAGCGCATTGTGCGCAACCTCATCGCCAACGCCATCGACCACTCGGAGGGCAACCCGGTGCACGTGGCCCTCTTCGAAAACGAGGAAGCCGTGGCCGTCACCGTCACCGACTGCGGCGTGGGCCTGAAACCCGGCCAGGAAGAGTTGGTGTTCAACCGCTTCTGGCGCGCGGACAAGTCCCGCAAGCGCCACTCCGGCGGCACGGGCTTGGGCCTGGCCATCGCCCGCGAGGACGCCCAGCTGCACCGCGGCACCTTGGACGCTGCTGGCGTGCCGGGCGTCGGCTCACAGTTCCGCCTGGTCCTCCCGCGCCACCCGGAGGAGGGGTACACGCACGCCCCGGTGGAGCTGCAGGCGCCGGGCGAACCGGACGATGTCGCGGAGGCCCGCGCGTTGGCGGAAGGGGCTGATGAGGCTGTGGCTGAGGTGGATTGCACGGAACAATCGTCGGCAAGCGAGGTGCCCCGTGAACCTTAA
- the lpqB gene encoding MtrAB system accessory lipoprotein LpqB yields MNLKRLPGALVALATTGALAAGCASLPSTSDPHVLRPYTPQASAAPVVTPEDGKEPDLLLRDFYAASAIPSSDYEAARAFMTQQASAAWDPTDETLVVDRIGVNTLPGGTLNRRSFSVHGNVVGVLGQGGSFRPERGTYEATIEMEQVAGQWRISSLPAGVVLERTELRNQYQPFNLYFFDARGQELVTDRRWLFTRRETLPSALISLILEGPAKRLLPAVPDSLPAEVSYTGYEDGAYLFSGFGAVREDERTQFAAQVVWTLASAGISGPYTLLADGAPLVPNAETLTTDDFVELSPLVQAAGTARLYSLTDGRISLIDGGVATPLDGELGNSGSVQTAEITASGNWVAVLGGTGEAPAVIRAGVLGDEGRDFITATTFTRPSFEARAAAVWTVADGTRILRSVRSAATGEVTTEEIFAEMPDGVTGNISVLRLSRSGARVVMVVDGHLYTGIVERRATGERAIVNVLEYASELGGSVVAADWQPDGSLIVGTSSSVSPVLRVEQDGSSATALSVGNISAPVVAVAASPGMLYVTDANAVLQLPSTGSDNPLWREVPGLEGVRALPIVAK; encoded by the coding sequence GTGAACCTTAAGCGACTCCCCGGCGCGCTGGTCGCCCTGGCCACCACCGGCGCGCTCGCGGCAGGCTGCGCCAGCTTGCCGTCCACCTCGGACCCGCACGTGCTGCGCCCCTACACGCCCCAGGCATCGGCCGCGCCGGTGGTCACGCCGGAGGACGGCAAGGAACCCGATCTGCTGCTGCGCGACTTCTACGCGGCGTCCGCCATCCCGTCGTCGGATTATGAGGCGGCGCGCGCGTTCATGACGCAGCAGGCCAGCGCCGCTTGGGACCCGACGGATGAGACGCTGGTGGTGGACCGCATCGGCGTGAACACGCTGCCGGGCGGCACGCTCAACCGCCGCAGTTTTTCGGTGCACGGCAATGTGGTGGGCGTGCTGGGGCAGGGCGGCTCGTTCCGCCCGGAGCGCGGCACGTACGAGGCGACCATTGAGATGGAGCAAGTCGCCGGGCAGTGGCGGATTTCTTCGCTGCCAGCCGGCGTGGTGCTGGAGCGCACGGAGCTGCGCAACCAGTATCAGCCGTTCAACCTGTACTTCTTCGACGCGCGCGGCCAGGAGCTGGTGACGGACCGCCGCTGGCTGTTCACCCGCCGGGAGACGCTGCCCAGCGCCCTGATTTCGCTGATCTTGGAGGGCCCGGCGAAACGCCTGTTGCCCGCGGTGCCGGACTCCCTGCCCGCCGAGGTGTCTTACACGGGCTACGAGGACGGCGCGTACCTATTCTCCGGCTTCGGCGCGGTGCGCGAGGACGAGCGCACGCAGTTCGCCGCGCAGGTGGTGTGGACCCTGGCATCCGCCGGCATCTCCGGCCCGTACACCCTCCTGGCGGACGGCGCGCCGCTGGTACCCAACGCCGAAACCCTCACCACGGACGATTTCGTCGAGCTTAGCCCGCTGGTGCAGGCCGCGGGCACCGCACGGCTGTACTCACTGACCGACGGGCGCATTTCGCTTATCGACGGCGGCGTTGCAACCCCCCTCGACGGAGAACTGGGCAACTCCGGCAGCGTGCAAACCGCGGAGATCACGGCGTCCGGGAACTGGGTGGCTGTGCTCGGCGGGACCGGCGAGGCCCCGGCGGTGATACGCGCCGGGGTGCTGGGCGACGAAGGCCGCGACTTCATTACGGCCACCACGTTCACCCGGCCGTCGTTCGAAGCCCGCGCGGCCGCGGTGTGGACGGTTGCGGACGGCACCCGCATCCTGCGCAGCGTGCGCTCCGCCGCGACCGGCGAAGTGACGACGGAGGAAATCTTCGCCGAGATGCCCGACGGGGTGACCGGCAACATCTCAGTGCTGCGGCTGTCCCGCTCCGGCGCCCGCGTGGTGATGGTGGTGGACGGGCACCTGTATACCGGCATTGTGGAGCGCCGCGCTACGGGCGAGCGCGCAATTGTGAACGTGCTGGAGTACGCCTCCGAGCTGGGCGGTTCTGTGGTTGCGGCGGATTGGCAGCCGGACGGGTCCTTGATAGTGGGCACGTCCAGCTCGGTTTCGCCCGTGCTTCGCGTAGAGCAGGACGGCTCCAGCGCGACAGCGCTTTCCGTGGGCAACATTTCTGCGCCTGTGGTGGCGGTGGCGGCTTCCCCGGGCATGCTCTACGTCACTGACGCGAACGCGGTGCTGCAGCTTCCCAGCACGGGTTCGGACAACCCGCTGTGGCGCGAAGTCCCCGGATTGGAGGGCGTGCGCGCGCTGCCGATCGTGGCAAAATAG
- a CDS encoding ComF family protein: protein MFPPTSPHVPVFALGPYADPHRSVVLAMKERSNLAVRRHVGAVVDAALLHLEVRGEIPEGTVLVPAPTREASARERGGDPVEACCKATGRPVASVLSLGKRTADQSELDAAARRANLAGAVRIAAVPRGRCIVVDDVVTTGATLQASVETLLAHGAEVAACLAICAA from the coding sequence GTGTTTCCGCCGACCTCGCCGCACGTGCCCGTGTTCGCGCTCGGGCCCTACGCAGACCCGCACCGCTCGGTGGTGCTGGCGATGAAGGAGCGTTCCAACCTTGCGGTGCGGCGCCACGTGGGCGCGGTGGTGGATGCCGCGCTGTTGCATTTGGAGGTGCGCGGCGAAATCCCGGAGGGCACGGTGCTGGTGCCGGCACCGACGCGGGAAGCGTCGGCACGCGAGCGCGGCGGGGACCCGGTGGAAGCGTGCTGCAAGGCGACGGGGCGGCCGGTGGCTTCCGTGCTCTCGCTGGGTAAGCGTACCGCGGACCAGAGTGAGCTGGACGCGGCGGCGCGGCGGGCCAACCTCGCGGGCGCGGTCCGGATCGCCGCGGTACCGCGGGGCAGGTGCATCGTGGTGGACGATGTGGTGACTACGGGTGCGACGCTGCAGGCGAGCGTCGAAACGCTGCTGGCGCACGGTGCGGAAGTAGCCGCCTGCCTGGCGATATGTGCGGCGTAA
- the hpf gene encoding ribosome hibernation-promoting factor, HPF/YfiA family, whose product MTSAEHDNGAEVGLSPSAQVTITGRNVEVPEHFQERVNAKLAKIEKLDPSLTSFHVELKHEPNPRREAQAQRIQITATGKGHLARAEAKEDSFYAALESAVGKLERSLRKVKVRREISRSGHRAPKSAGVMAAELANQAAQDAQAQEPAPGKYDVDPYADQFEDFEPGQIVRRKVHPNTPMSVDDALSEMELVGHDFYLFIDQETQRPSVVYRRHAFDYGLIALAPEGEADAEDAE is encoded by the coding sequence ATGACCTCTGCAGAGCACGACAACGGCGCCGAGGTAGGCCTGAGCCCGTCCGCCCAGGTCACCATCACTGGCCGAAACGTCGAGGTACCGGAACACTTCCAGGAACGCGTGAACGCCAAGTTGGCGAAGATTGAGAAGCTCGATCCTTCGCTGACGTCGTTCCACGTTGAACTCAAGCACGAGCCGAACCCGCGCCGCGAGGCGCAGGCGCAGCGCATCCAGATCACCGCGACCGGCAAGGGCCACCTCGCCCGCGCGGAGGCGAAGGAGGACAGCTTCTACGCTGCGCTGGAATCTGCCGTCGGCAAGCTGGAGCGCTCCCTGCGCAAGGTGAAGGTGCGCCGCGAGATCTCCCGCTCCGGCCACCGTGCCCCGAAGTCCGCCGGTGTGATGGCCGCGGAGCTGGCGAACCAGGCCGCGCAGGACGCGCAGGCGCAGGAGCCGGCACCGGGCAAGTACGACGTTGATCCGTACGCGGACCAGTTCGAAGATTTCGAGCCGGGCCAGATTGTGCGCCGGAAGGTCCACCCCAACACCCCGATGAGCGTGGATGACGCGCTGAGCGAGATGGAGCTGGTGGGGCACGACTTCTACCTCTTCATTGACCAGGAGACGCAGCGCCCGAGTGTGGTGTACCGTCGCCACGCGTTCGACTACGGGCTGATCGCGCTCGCTCCGGAAGGTGAGGCAGACGCGGAGGACGCGGAGTAA